One genomic window of Flexivirga oryzae includes the following:
- a CDS encoding GNAT family N-acetyltransferase — translation MPQQTYWKVPFEWTATTPPPDDALPAGWSWRDGTTLAAPVGLVGEVLANSPGPEDRRAVDQLGADEAARRLVALAPGFSYLPSCWHVLMVRRSMAGFVLPVIYDGCARDGLDEATIYHMGVAPAYRSQGIGRLLLRHATQALVNHGIWRAYCDTPSNDYPMIHLFETERWKRLPDHERPIAELE, via the coding sequence ATGCCGCAGCAGACGTATTGGAAGGTCCCGTTTGAGTGGACAGCGACCACGCCCCCACCGGACGATGCCTTACCCGCGGGTTGGTCGTGGCGTGACGGGACAACGTTGGCGGCGCCGGTCGGGCTGGTCGGCGAAGTGCTGGCGAACTCGCCAGGGCCGGAGGATCGCCGAGCGGTCGACCAACTCGGAGCCGACGAAGCCGCCCGTCGGCTCGTTGCCCTGGCTCCGGGGTTCAGCTACCTACCGAGCTGTTGGCACGTCCTGATGGTGCGGCGGTCGATGGCAGGTTTCGTACTGCCTGTCATCTACGACGGTTGCGCCCGCGACGGTCTCGACGAAGCAACGATCTACCACATGGGGGTCGCGCCCGCATATCGCAGTCAGGGCATCGGACGACTCCTACTGCGCCACGCCACGCAGGCGCTTGTCAACCACGGCATCTGGCGGGCGTACTGCGATACGCCTTCGAATGACTACCCGATGATCCACCTGTTCGAGACTGAGAGGTGGAAGCGCCTCCCCGATCACGAACGCCCAATCGCCGAACTGGAATAG
- a CDS encoding Fic family protein, producing MSWSPQVPYNELPPLPPPGLDLEPKPVLKATVEARVALATLAEEGRQLPNPTILIHAVLLLEAQASSEIENIVTTADELFKYAEANAGEPADAATKEALRYRAALFAGVSEIKKRPLMSSTAARICSVLHAREMAVRSVPGTRIANPATQEVVYAPPEGAAVILDKLGDWERFVHATDDLDPLVRMALAHYQFEAVHPFHDGNGRTGRVINILMLIEAGLLDEPILYLSRAIIERKNDYYRLLRGVTAEHAWIDWILYMLDAVTRSANSTVRKIDAIRACQRDIAGRARTVTKGGQNAALLELLFEQPYCRINVVVERCGVSRPTAANWLHALAGAGLLREVKHGKEVLFVNHEFLEVLIRAE from the coding sequence ATGTCGTGGAGCCCGCAGGTCCCGTACAACGAGCTACCGCCGTTGCCGCCGCCTGGTCTGGATCTGGAGCCTAAGCCTGTCCTGAAGGCAACGGTCGAAGCACGCGTGGCTCTGGCGACCCTTGCCGAGGAGGGGCGGCAGTTACCGAACCCGACCATCCTGATCCACGCCGTACTCCTACTCGAGGCGCAGGCGAGCTCCGAGATCGAGAACATCGTCACCACCGCAGACGAACTCTTCAAATACGCCGAGGCCAATGCCGGCGAGCCCGCGGATGCTGCCACCAAGGAGGCTTTGCGCTACCGGGCGGCTCTGTTCGCTGGAGTTAGCGAGATCAAGAAGCGTCCGCTGATGAGCTCGACGGCCGCGCGTATCTGCTCGGTCCTGCACGCCCGGGAGATGGCCGTGCGATCCGTACCGGGAACCCGGATCGCCAACCCGGCTACCCAGGAGGTGGTCTACGCACCGCCGGAAGGTGCCGCTGTGATCTTGGACAAGCTGGGCGACTGGGAACGGTTCGTACACGCAACCGACGACCTCGACCCCTTGGTACGCATGGCATTAGCGCACTACCAGTTCGAGGCTGTCCACCCGTTCCATGACGGCAATGGCCGGACCGGGCGCGTAATAAACATCTTGATGCTGATCGAAGCCGGCCTGCTCGATGAGCCGATTCTCTACCTGTCCCGGGCCATCATCGAGCGCAAGAACGATTACTACCGGCTGCTGCGGGGCGTGACTGCTGAGCACGCGTGGATCGACTGGATCCTTTACATGCTCGATGCCGTCACGCGCTCAGCGAACTCCACCGTCCGCAAGATCGATGCGATCCGGGCGTGCCAGCGCGACATTGCCGGTCGCGCTCGAACGGTGACCAAAGGCGGCCAGAATGCGGCGCTGCTGGAGCTGCTCTTCGAGCAGCCCTACTGCCGCATCAACGTGGTGGTGGAACGTTGTGGGGTCTCCCGGCCGACGGCGGCAAACTGGCTGCACGCTCTCGCTGGTGCGGGGCTGCTGCGCGAAGTGAAGCACGGCAAGGAGGTGCTGTTCGTCAATCACGAGTTCCTCGAGGTGCTGATCCGCGCCGAGTAG
- a CDS encoding cupin domain-containing protein, which translates to MSTYQSDPIPTDPKDLGLQPHPEGGWFRETWRHPQTVETQYGTRSLATSVLFLLRPGETSAWHRVRSPELWIWQGGGPARVTLGGTGTGPTETETVTLGPGGQHLVAAGEWQSAVPADPDRATLVACIVSPGFDFADFSLAES; encoded by the coding sequence ATGTCGACATACCAGTCGGACCCCATTCCGACGGACCCGAAAGACCTGGGGTTGCAACCGCATCCGGAGGGCGGGTGGTTCCGCGAGACGTGGCGCCACCCACAGACGGTCGAAACGCAATATGGGACACGGTCGTTGGCGACGTCGGTGCTGTTCCTGCTGCGTCCCGGGGAGACGTCGGCCTGGCACCGGGTGCGGTCCCCGGAGCTGTGGATCTGGCAGGGCGGCGGCCCCGCGCGGGTGACGCTCGGCGGCACGGGCACCGGCCCCACGGAGACCGAAACGGTGACGCTCGGCCCCGGTGGCCAGCACCTCGTCGCGGCCGGCGAGTGGCAGAGCGCCGTGCCGGCCGACCCCGACCGCGCCACCCTCGTCGCCTGCATCGTCTCCCCCGGCTTCGACTTCGCCGACTTCAGCCTGGCCGAGTCATGA
- a CDS encoding DUF4132 domain-containing protein, whose amino-acid sequence MTMDPSTGPGGLRAALGALVEPLAEVHPWLPAALIDFVLHSGSDAVLMLLEPPRTGSFESEEQRRQDRLLHARIGGYGTGSVEADRRAQRGFYQELGASTPAIQLRWYRVLAALHPQTTDDPLPLSALLHGYANAVTDGPSFGHPQLERLLEFAGHPPVAVLGRAFAASTEDELYGVRDLLTAMPGYADALTRHHDTVVESMRNAAGRGRLAVLGLLERQPLAVLRQYLQVLAEYAVSGSSEVRAAAQKLLAEAPATEVDDAFWRLAADGRPNERAHALRRLYERASDPDARERVLLAARSDRAASVRQVADDLPIETAPVQLPSAPTTSVDWQVSQSPELNLALRQLRDDLDLAAAEMSLTAPRGRAPGPDDPGVLGNDGLLDLTAAVLGTGTGADRSRVKWRWLASTTSFERFAQSDGVQLPALLRALQWFGLLRIEGSLSEYTVLGIHALHDARPEPPSFDDVARALTDLGVPRAAVVEAVCFQTLGAPWDRADLAGFVARHLPTILSLTEETHDRSALGDTEVEQRAAATELLGALDDPPERVVRQLGTAAVTGPQQIQRAARAALGDGPHAVAAVGNAIGHGRATVRTAGARWAAERHLSAAVPALERAVRAERSDTVRAAQLDALEALGRSVSEYVDRDALVGKARESAAEPLPDTLAWFPWPELPVVRWADSGAPVPPEVIRAHLVQSVRSKDPQPDVLLRRYCALYDPADRERLGDFVARSWIDADLAEVRRLERENEPILDPRIGSLIAAKGALAVAAACAGGGVTPLVQSYLNEWYGMRAAQCKALLTMLAWVDDPSAVNLLLAVGRKFRTPSIRKEAAALIEGMAERHGWTPDEFADRTIPEDVTGRKLKSVQREQTARLYEAMVSERLWSVPDWRRFTSHPVIAPLVSGLVWRAAPSDGAQPVVFTVGPDGRPLAVTGSVTELPPDTVVGLAHGSRLPAAEVEGWTAWLGARDAAPVLSQFGRAAYVVPDGQRRSTEIADFTGCLLTGFTLRNRAKKLGYQRGPTLEGGWFVRYEKTFVSTAVTVAIYFSGNVLPEDDLRIALTDIRFERSRPGRPARFLRLEKVPPVLVTEAYHDAADIAGRKNVPVADWRDRIRRS is encoded by the coding sequence ATGACCATGGACCCATCGACCGGCCCGGGTGGACTGCGTGCCGCGCTCGGCGCGCTCGTCGAACCGCTGGCCGAGGTGCACCCGTGGCTGCCGGCCGCGCTGATCGATTTCGTACTGCACAGCGGCTCCGACGCGGTGCTGATGCTGCTGGAACCACCTCGCACGGGTTCGTTCGAGAGCGAGGAGCAGCGGCGACAGGATCGGCTGCTGCATGCCCGTATCGGCGGCTACGGGACGGGAAGTGTCGAAGCGGACCGGCGTGCCCAGCGCGGCTTCTACCAGGAGCTGGGAGCGTCGACTCCCGCCATACAGCTGCGGTGGTACCGGGTGCTGGCCGCACTGCACCCGCAGACGACGGACGACCCGTTGCCGCTTTCTGCCCTGCTCCACGGTTACGCGAACGCGGTCACCGACGGGCCGTCGTTCGGTCACCCGCAGCTGGAGCGACTGCTGGAATTCGCCGGCCACCCACCGGTTGCCGTCCTCGGCCGGGCGTTCGCCGCGTCGACCGAGGACGAGCTCTACGGTGTGCGGGACCTGCTCACCGCGATGCCCGGCTACGCCGACGCCCTGACCCGCCACCACGACACGGTGGTCGAGTCGATGCGGAACGCCGCCGGGCGGGGCCGCCTCGCCGTCCTGGGCCTGCTGGAGAGGCAGCCACTCGCCGTGTTGCGGCAGTACCTCCAGGTGCTCGCCGAGTATGCCGTCTCCGGGTCGTCGGAAGTCCGTGCGGCGGCGCAGAAACTGCTGGCCGAGGCGCCGGCGACCGAGGTCGACGACGCGTTCTGGCGGCTCGCGGCCGACGGCCGGCCGAACGAACGCGCCCACGCCCTCCGTCGCCTGTACGAACGCGCGAGTGACCCGGACGCGCGCGAGCGTGTTCTTCTGGCTGCCCGCTCCGACCGGGCCGCGAGCGTCCGCCAGGTCGCGGACGACCTGCCGATCGAGACCGCGCCGGTGCAGCTGCCATCGGCGCCGACGACATCGGTCGACTGGCAGGTGAGCCAGTCGCCGGAGTTGAACCTCGCGTTGCGTCAGTTGCGCGACGACCTCGACCTGGCGGCCGCCGAGATGAGTCTCACCGCGCCCCGCGGCCGAGCTCCCGGCCCCGACGACCCCGGTGTCCTGGGCAACGACGGTCTGCTGGACCTGACCGCCGCCGTGCTGGGCACGGGGACGGGAGCGGATCGGAGCCGGGTCAAGTGGAGGTGGCTCGCCTCGACGACCAGCTTCGAGCGGTTCGCGCAGAGCGACGGCGTGCAGTTGCCCGCCCTGCTTCGCGCGCTGCAGTGGTTCGGGCTGCTGCGCATCGAGGGCTCGCTGTCCGAATACACGGTGCTCGGCATACACGCCCTGCACGACGCGCGTCCGGAGCCGCCGTCCTTCGACGACGTCGCCCGGGCGCTCACCGACCTCGGGGTCCCGCGGGCGGCCGTGGTCGAAGCCGTCTGCTTCCAGACCCTGGGCGCGCCGTGGGATCGGGCCGACCTCGCGGGATTCGTCGCTCGGCACCTGCCGACCATCCTGTCGCTCACCGAGGAGACGCACGACCGGTCCGCGCTCGGCGACACGGAGGTCGAGCAGCGGGCAGCGGCGACCGAACTGCTCGGCGCCCTGGACGACCCGCCGGAACGTGTTGTCCGGCAGCTCGGCACGGCGGCCGTCACCGGGCCGCAGCAGATCCAGCGTGCCGCCCGGGCAGCCCTGGGTGACGGTCCGCATGCGGTGGCGGCCGTCGGCAACGCCATCGGCCACGGCCGTGCCACGGTGCGCACCGCCGGCGCGCGATGGGCCGCAGAACGGCACCTGTCCGCCGCTGTCCCTGCCCTGGAGCGCGCCGTCCGGGCGGAACGCAGCGACACCGTCCGAGCGGCCCAGCTCGACGCGCTCGAGGCGCTCGGACGGTCGGTGAGCGAGTACGTGGACCGGGACGCGCTGGTGGGCAAGGCGCGGGAGTCAGCCGCCGAACCGCTGCCCGACACGCTCGCCTGGTTCCCGTGGCCCGAGCTGCCGGTCGTGCGCTGGGCCGACTCCGGCGCGCCGGTGCCGCCGGAGGTCATCCGCGCGCACCTGGTGCAGTCGGTGCGGTCCAAGGATCCCCAGCCGGACGTGCTGCTGCGGCGGTATTGCGCGCTCTACGACCCGGCGGACCGGGAGCGGCTCGGCGACTTCGTGGCCCGGTCGTGGATCGACGCCGATCTGGCCGAGGTGCGGCGTCTCGAGCGGGAGAACGAGCCCATCCTGGACCCGCGCATCGGTTCGCTGATCGCAGCCAAGGGCGCGCTCGCGGTGGCCGCAGCCTGCGCCGGTGGCGGTGTCACCCCGCTGGTGCAGTCCTACCTCAACGAGTGGTACGGCATGCGTGCGGCGCAGTGCAAGGCGCTGCTGACCATGCTCGCCTGGGTGGACGACCCGAGCGCGGTCAACCTGTTGCTCGCGGTCGGTCGCAAGTTCCGGACACCCTCGATCCGCAAGGAGGCTGCAGCGCTCATCGAGGGTATGGCGGAGCGTCACGGCTGGACGCCCGACGAGTTCGCCGACCGGACCATTCCGGAGGACGTGACCGGCAGGAAGCTGAAGTCTGTGCAGCGCGAACAGACCGCACGGCTCTACGAGGCGATGGTCTCCGAACGGCTCTGGTCGGTGCCGGACTGGCGGCGCTTCACCTCGCACCCCGTCATCGCACCCCTGGTGTCCGGGCTCGTATGGCGCGCCGCGCCGTCCGACGGGGCGCAGCCCGTCGTGTTCACCGTCGGCCCGGACGGCCGTCCGCTCGCGGTGACCGGCTCGGTCACCGAGCTGCCGCCCGATACGGTCGTCGGCCTCGCGCACGGATCCCGCCTCCCGGCCGCCGAGGTCGAGGGATGGACGGCCTGGCTGGGCGCTCGCGATGCGGCGCCGGTGCTGTCGCAGTTCGGCCGCGCGGCGTACGTGGTCCCGGACGGGCAGCGGCGCAGCACCGAGATCGCCGATTTCACCGGCTGCCTGCTGACCGGATTCACCCTGCGCAATCGAGCGAAGAAGCTCGGCTATCAGCGGGGCCCCACCCTCGAGGGCGGCTGGTTCGTCCGTTACGAGAAGACCTTCGTCAGCACCGCCGTCACCGTCGCGATCTACTTTTCCGGCAATGTGCTGCCGGAGGATGACCTGCGGATCGCCTTGACCGACATACGTTTCGAGCGTTCTCGGCCCGGCCGCCCGGCTCGTTTCCTGCGTCTGGAGAAGGTGCCGCCGGTACTGGTGACGGAGGCGTATCACGACGCCGCCGACATCGCCGGCCGGAAGAACGTCCCGGTCGCCGACTGGCGGGACCGGATCCGTCGGTCCTGA
- a CDS encoding acyl-CoA dehydrogenase family protein has translation MRLQLSDEDAAFQQQMRDFFTTEIPADLRERWASGGEVSADDIRESQRLLNAAGLAVPHWPVEWGGKDWTQLQRHLYLQEMQAASVPPPLAFNASMVGPVIATFGSQEQKERFLPATANLDIWWCQGFSEPNAGSDLASLRTEAVLDGDEWVVNGQKTWTTLGQHADWIFALVRTEPDAPKKQMGISFLLIDMKTPGITVRPIQLIDGGHEVNEVFFDNVRVPADQLVGERGKGWTIAKFLLGNERVGVAPVGTIKRALASAKGYAAAARSGEGTLLQEPLVAARFAELETQLAALELTVLRVAANSRGEKPDPASSILKLRGSQLQQDVFEFTIDIAGPASLEWQQPDDTDLQSWAAVATPTYLNFRKASIYGGSNEVQRSIIASGILGLKG, from the coding sequence ATGCGCCTGCAACTGTCCGACGAGGACGCTGCCTTCCAGCAGCAGATGCGTGACTTCTTCACGACCGAGATCCCTGCCGACCTCCGCGAGCGCTGGGCGTCCGGCGGAGAGGTGAGCGCCGACGACATACGCGAGTCGCAACGCCTGCTCAACGCCGCCGGTCTCGCCGTCCCGCACTGGCCGGTGGAGTGGGGCGGCAAGGACTGGACCCAGCTGCAACGGCACCTCTACCTGCAGGAGATGCAGGCTGCCAGCGTGCCGCCGCCGCTCGCGTTCAACGCCAGCATGGTCGGGCCGGTCATCGCGACCTTCGGCAGCCAGGAGCAGAAAGAGCGCTTCCTGCCGGCCACCGCGAACCTGGACATCTGGTGGTGTCAGGGCTTCTCGGAGCCCAACGCCGGCTCCGACCTCGCGAGCCTGCGCACCGAGGCGGTGCTCGACGGCGACGAATGGGTCGTCAACGGGCAGAAGACCTGGACCACGCTCGGCCAGCATGCCGACTGGATCTTCGCGCTCGTGCGCACCGAGCCGGATGCTCCGAAGAAGCAGATGGGCATCTCGTTCCTGCTGATCGACATGAAGACGCCGGGCATCACTGTCCGCCCGATCCAACTGATCGACGGCGGCCACGAGGTCAACGAGGTCTTCTTCGACAACGTGCGAGTGCCCGCCGACCAACTGGTGGGGGAGCGCGGCAAGGGCTGGACGATCGCCAAGTTCCTCCTCGGCAACGAGCGGGTGGGCGTGGCTCCGGTCGGCACCATCAAGCGGGCCCTCGCCAGTGCCAAGGGGTATGCCGCCGCGGCCAGGTCCGGTGAGGGCACCCTGTTGCAGGAGCCGCTGGTCGCGGCCCGCTTCGCCGAACTCGAGACCCAGCTGGCCGCGCTCGAGCTCACCGTCCTGCGGGTCGCCGCCAACTCGCGCGGCGAGAAGCCCGACCCGGCATCGTCGATCCTGAAACTCAGGGGTTCGCAACTGCAGCAGGACGTCTTCGAGTTCACCATCGACATCGCCGGCCCGGCCTCGCTGGAGTGGCAGCAGCCGGACGACACCGACCTGCAGAGCTGGGCCGCCGTCGCGACACCCACCTACCTCAACTTCCGCAAGGCGTCGATCTACGGCGGGTCCAACGAGGTCCAGCGCAGCATCATCGCCTCGGGCATCCTCGGACTGAAGGGCTGA
- a CDS encoding acyl-CoA dehydrogenase family protein, translated as MDFTFDDEQKALQDAVRELAARNAPAEAHGDVPVGPAAHDPKAWSAIAEMGLLALPFGEDVGGAGASTVEVAIAATELGRARVATAYAEALTAAGLIAFGGSDEQRAKLLPDLLDGTSLVVPAFAEPGRAWSLEAYDVTASGAGAGSPRSIRGSEAEEKLRGVQGDVTLTGTKEPVPYADAADKLVVTARVGDRTGLFLVDGATVSGMRVRLDNTPAVALGSVDDAARAIRAGVNLGILAVTAEALGAMDAALPMTVEYLKTRKQFGVPLAAFQTLTQRAADMYVSLELARSTVLYEGMALAADPYDATATSRAKVVIGQSGRHVGQEAIQLHGGIGMTAEYAVGHHTARLTAIEHTFGDTRWHLARLAGALDDHEQVDLLT; from the coding sequence ATGGATTTCACATTCGACGACGAACAGAAGGCCCTGCAGGACGCGGTCCGGGAGCTCGCGGCCCGCAACGCGCCCGCGGAGGCGCACGGCGACGTCCCGGTCGGACCCGCGGCGCACGACCCCAAGGCGTGGTCGGCGATCGCCGAGATGGGGCTGCTCGCGCTGCCGTTCGGCGAGGACGTCGGGGGCGCGGGCGCGTCCACCGTCGAGGTCGCCATCGCCGCCACCGAACTGGGCAGGGCGCGGGTGGCCACGGCATACGCGGAGGCACTCACCGCGGCCGGCCTGATCGCCTTCGGCGGCAGCGACGAGCAGCGCGCGAAGCTGCTGCCCGACCTGCTCGACGGCACTTCGCTGGTCGTCCCGGCGTTCGCCGAGCCGGGTCGCGCCTGGTCGCTGGAGGCGTATGACGTCACGGCGTCCGGCGCCGGAGCGGGGTCCCCGCGAAGTATTCGGGGGAGCGAAGCGGAGGAGAAACTTCGTGGGGTGCAGGGTGACGTGACGCTGACCGGCACCAAGGAGCCGGTGCCCTACGCCGACGCCGCCGACAAGCTCGTCGTCACCGCGCGGGTGGGGGACCGGACCGGCCTCTTCCTCGTCGACGGCGCGACGGTGTCCGGCATGCGGGTCCGTCTCGACAACACCCCCGCGGTCGCCCTGGGCAGCGTCGACGACGCGGCACGTGCCATCCGGGCCGGCGTCAACCTCGGCATCCTCGCGGTGACCGCGGAGGCGCTCGGCGCGATGGACGCGGCGCTGCCGATGACCGTCGAATACCTCAAGACCCGCAAGCAGTTCGGGGTGCCGCTCGCGGCGTTCCAGACGCTCACCCAGCGCGCGGCCGACATGTACGTCTCGCTGGAACTCGCCCGAAGCACGGTGCTCTACGAGGGTATGGCGCTGGCCGCCGACCCGTATGACGCCACGGCCACCTCCCGGGCGAAGGTCGTGATCGGACAGTCGGGCCGCCACGTCGGCCAGGAGGCGATCCAGTTGCACGGCGGCATCGGGATGACCGCGGAGTACGCGGTGGGGCACCACACGGCCCGGCTGACCGCGATCGAGCACACCTTCGGCGACACCCGGTGGCACCTGGCCCGGCTGGCGGGGGCACTGGACGACCACGAGCAGGTGGACCTACTGACCTGA
- a CDS encoding S1 family peptidase → MRSLYRLAFATVATAALVATGTASASATTVTGDTVSPHIIGGSSGSSPYIVQLVFGQSDGTYGCTGEAIAPQWILTAQHCIDGTQWMDVYFSNSVTSPGTPIAADQVGGSSYGDVALVHLSSSKSLSSYAPLASSYSARSGDSGTIWGYGLTAGGAQPTHLNKATVNVVGSSTDAYGGSAIHVKGSNGASNHGDSGGPLFVGGVIVGVCSTGDVADPGSDIHAGSNYANLTASRSWIRSVTGV, encoded by the coding sequence ATGCGCAGTCTCTATCGACTGGCTTTCGCGACCGTCGCCACCGCGGCACTCGTCGCCACCGGCACCGCCTCGGCCTCCGCGACCACGGTCACCGGCGACACCGTCAGCCCGCACATCATCGGCGGATCGAGCGGCAGCTCGCCATACATCGTGCAACTGGTCTTCGGCCAGAGCGACGGCACCTACGGCTGCACCGGGGAGGCGATCGCACCACAGTGGATCCTCACCGCGCAGCACTGCATCGACGGCACACAGTGGATGGACGTCTACTTCAGCAACTCGGTGACCAGCCCGGGCACCCCCATCGCCGCGGACCAGGTGGGCGGTTCGTCGTACGGCGATGTCGCGCTGGTGCACCTGTCGTCCAGCAAGTCGCTGAGCAGCTACGCGCCGCTCGCGTCCTCCTACAGCGCGCGCTCCGGTGACTCGGGAACCATCTGGGGCTACGGCCTCACCGCGGGTGGTGCACAGCCCACCCACCTCAACAAGGCGACCGTCAACGTGGTCGGCTCCAGCACCGACGCCTATGGCGGCAGCGCGATCCACGTCAAGGGCAGCAACGGTGCCTCCAACCACGGCGACTCCGGTGGTCCGCTGTTCGTCGGCGGGGTCATCGTCGGCGTCTGCTCGACCGGCGACGTCGCCGATCCCGGCAGCGACATCCACGCCGGCTCCAACTACGCGAATCTGACCGCCAGCCGGTCCTGGATCCGCTCGGTCACCGGGGTCTGA
- a CDS encoding anthrone oxygenase family protein: protein MNSRLAMAASVFGALTAGATAVVYLNFSARVMPSLGRMANAAGIARMQSFNRTAEQGPFMFCFFGAALAGGYLIYRFARGDRSTAGVLLAAGGAAYLLGFLLTMVYNVPLNDRLARLDPHAASSIGVWRDYLSGWTAANTVRAVLSGVATLLLVGGSVAAAQGRASGSAAPVTDPHRVSADVLR from the coding sequence GTGAACTCACGACTCGCCATGGCGGCAAGCGTCTTCGGCGCGCTGACCGCGGGCGCGACCGCCGTGGTCTACCTCAACTTCTCGGCCCGGGTGATGCCGTCCCTCGGCCGGATGGCGAATGCCGCCGGTATCGCGCGCATGCAGTCCTTCAACCGGACCGCTGAGCAGGGCCCTTTCATGTTCTGCTTCTTCGGTGCCGCGCTCGCCGGGGGCTACCTGATCTATCGCTTCGCCCGCGGCGACCGGTCGACGGCCGGGGTGCTGCTCGCCGCGGGTGGTGCGGCATACCTGCTCGGCTTCCTGCTGACGATGGTCTACAACGTCCCGCTCAACGACCGGCTCGCCCGTCTCGACCCGCATGCCGCGAGCAGTATCGGGGTCTGGCGGGACTACCTGAGCGGCTGGACCGCGGCGAACACCGTGCGCGCGGTCCTGTCCGGCGTGGCCACCCTGCTGCTGGTCGGCGGCTCGGTCGCGGCCGCGCAGGGCCGGGCGAGCGGGTCGGCGGCTCCCGTCACAGATCCGCACCGGGTCAGCGCCGATGTCCTGCGTTGA
- a CDS encoding AraC family transcriptional regulator, producing MSCVERAALAELTDLAVRHGRRLGSAGVTDQPDLIDGPRARGAFVLRVVMQPPWALEIAEDAPLTMVAMLTGGTWLRRTSEPPQRLVAGDVLLVRGLARYIMSDEPTTAPDIRIGPGQTCSGTDGRDLSDELGAGVRAWGNDPAGRDTMLVASYADRAQLGTVLAGALPDFALVCGADSPLLPVLVQEAARDALGQDAVLDRILDVVLISVVRAWAAETPSAVGGLRVLADPAVAEAVRLIRAEPAHGWTVEALAAAAGVSRAALARRFQEVVGMPPIGYLAQWRLSLAADLLRGSDRTVASVAREVGYGSPFSLSAAFKKMYGVSPQAYRSSPA from the coding sequence ATGTCCTGCGTTGAGCGCGCGGCGCTCGCCGAGCTGACGGACCTCGCGGTCCGTCACGGCCGGCGATTGGGCTCGGCAGGCGTGACCGACCAGCCGGACCTGATCGACGGACCTCGCGCCCGCGGCGCGTTCGTGCTGCGCGTGGTGATGCAGCCGCCGTGGGCGCTGGAGATCGCCGAGGACGCCCCGCTGACCATGGTCGCGATGCTGACCGGCGGCACGTGGCTGCGCCGCACGAGCGAACCCCCGCAACGCCTGGTCGCCGGCGACGTGCTGCTCGTGCGGGGGCTGGCCCGCTACATCATGAGCGACGAGCCGACGACCGCCCCGGACATCCGCATCGGTCCCGGGCAGACCTGCTCCGGCACCGATGGTCGTGATCTGTCGGACGAGCTGGGCGCCGGGGTGCGGGCGTGGGGCAACGATCCGGCGGGTCGGGACACCATGCTGGTGGCCAGTTACGCCGACCGGGCCCAGCTCGGCACGGTGCTGGCGGGAGCGCTCCCGGACTTCGCCCTCGTGTGCGGCGCCGACAGCCCGCTGCTGCCGGTGCTGGTCCAGGAGGCCGCGCGCGATGCACTCGGTCAGGACGCGGTGCTGGACCGGATCCTCGACGTGGTGCTGATCTCCGTGGTCCGCGCCTGGGCCGCCGAGACGCCGTCGGCGGTCGGCGGGCTGCGCGTGCTCGCGGACCCGGCGGTGGCCGAGGCGGTCCGGCTGATCCGGGCCGAACCGGCGCACGGCTGGACCGTCGAGGCGCTGGCTGCGGCGGCGGGCGTGTCCCGGGCGGCGCTCGCCCGCCGCTTCCAGGAGGTGGTCGGTATGCCGCCCATCGGCTACCTGGCCCAGTGGCGGCTGTCCCTCGCGGCCGACCTGCTGCGCGGATCCGATCGGACCGTGGCGTCGGTCGCCCGCGAGGTCGGCTACGGCAGCCCGTTCAGTCTGAGCGCCGCCTTCAAGAAGATGTATGGCGTCAGCCCGCAGGCCTACCGCTCGTCGCCCGCGTGA